Proteins from a single region of Halalkalibaculum roseum:
- a CDS encoding lysylphosphatidylglycerol synthase transmembrane domain-containing protein has translation MADNEEKIQEHPDKYFSKKYLFISIALSIAGMAVVVYLTYTPGVLEHLKPKRLPGLFIALIVSFMRLWFSAARIRYLSEKKLSWIASFRVMLSWDFTSSVTPSTIGGAPMATFAMTKEGFRLGQSSAIILYSVLLDQLWFALAVPILLVTGLYYEVVPDNIGMVGQASMLLLYAGLLSYAGLMAYGVLKNPSAITKVLNGLFKLPFLRRWRGKIAEEAKNLEEYSHELRKKPKSFLLKAFFLTFMSWMARVALPTIVVLSLLPADVVLSVLRSLAMNLAFLIMPTPGGSGGVEGLFAIFQGPLMDRKAFIGLAVFAWRIISYYITVGLGMMATTWYINRSVIDKLQTEEAGAEINEDISAGNKH, from the coding sequence TTGGCAGATAACGAGGAAAAAATACAAGAACATCCTGACAAGTATTTTTCAAAAAAATACCTGTTTATTTCAATAGCGCTCAGTATTGCAGGTATGGCTGTTGTGGTGTATCTAACCTACACTCCGGGAGTGCTCGAGCATCTCAAGCCAAAACGATTACCCGGCCTCTTTATAGCGCTGATAGTGTCCTTTATGAGATTGTGGTTCTCAGCTGCTAGGATCCGTTATCTCTCTGAAAAAAAGCTTAGCTGGATTGCCTCTTTTCGCGTGATGCTCAGCTGGGACTTTACCTCTTCAGTTACTCCATCCACTATAGGCGGCGCCCCGATGGCAACTTTTGCCATGACCAAAGAAGGTTTCAGGCTGGGACAATCAAGTGCCATCATTTTATACAGTGTACTGCTCGACCAGCTCTGGTTTGCACTGGCAGTACCCATACTGCTAGTAACCGGTCTCTATTACGAAGTGGTTCCCGATAATATCGGGATGGTAGGGCAAGCTTCCATGCTACTCTTGTATGCGGGCTTGTTATCCTATGCCGGACTTATGGCCTATGGGGTGCTTAAAAATCCTTCCGCTATTACGAAAGTACTGAACGGGCTTTTTAAACTGCCTTTTTTACGGCGATGGCGCGGTAAAATTGCGGAAGAGGCCAAGAATCTGGAAGAGTATTCGCACGAACTTAGAAAAAAACCCAAGAGCTTCCTGTTAAAAGCCTTTTTTCTCACGTTTATGTCATGGATGGCCCGGGTTGCCTTACCTACGATTGTTGTATTGAGTTTGCTGCCGGCTGATGTAGTGCTTTCAGTTCTCCGCAGTCTGGCAATGAACCTTGCTTTCCTCATAATGCCTACTCCGGGCGGTAGCGGTGGTGTTGAGGGTCTCTTTGCCATATTCCAGGGGCCCTTGATGGATAGAAAAGCGTTCATCGGTTTGGCAGTTTTTGCCTGGCGCATCATCAGTTACTATATCACGGTCGGTTTGGGAATGATGGCAACTACCTGGTATATCAATCGTTCGGTCATTGATAAACTTCAAACTGAGGAAGCCGGTGCAGAAATTAATGAAGATATTTCAGCAGGAAATAAACACTGA
- a CDS encoding class I fructose-bisphosphate aldolase gives MALAAKSIEELLGKEAEDLLTHECETISKKNLHLPGPDYVDNVWAQSDRNPRVLRNLQSLFDNGRLAGTGYLSILPVDQGIEHSAGASFAPNPEYFDPEKIVELAIEGGCNAVASTFGVLGSVSRKYAHKIPFVVKINHNELMTYPNNYDQIMFGSVEQAFDMGAAAVGATIYYGSQESNRQIQEVAEAFERAHELGMATILWCYTRNSAFKVDGTDYHASADLTGQANHLGVTIQADIIKQKQAVNNGGYKALNMGDSSYGKLDERIYTELATDHPIDLTRYQVANCYMGRAGLINSGGGSGDNDFAQAVRTAVINKRAGGMGLISGRKAFQRPMKEGVKLLNFIQDVYLDDKINVA, from the coding sequence ATGGCATTAGCTGCTAAAAGTATTGAAGAACTGCTCGGCAAGGAAGCCGAAGATTTATTGACACATGAATGTGAAACTATTTCTAAGAAAAACCTGCATCTTCCGGGTCCTGATTATGTAGATAATGTTTGGGCTCAATCCGATAGGAATCCGCGGGTACTCAGGAATTTACAATCACTGTTCGACAACGGCCGGCTCGCAGGAACAGGTTATCTTTCCATACTACCGGTTGATCAGGGTATCGAACACTCTGCGGGCGCTTCTTTTGCTCCTAATCCGGAATATTTCGATCCTGAAAAGATTGTTGAACTGGCAATTGAAGGTGGGTGCAATGCCGTAGCTTCAACTTTCGGCGTATTGGGATCGGTTTCACGAAAGTATGCACATAAGATTCCATTCGTGGTGAAAATAAATCATAATGAATTGATGACCTACCCGAACAATTACGATCAAATTATGTTCGGATCTGTGGAACAGGCATTTGACATGGGAGCTGCCGCGGTAGGGGCTACCATTTACTACGGTTCACAGGAGTCTAATCGTCAGATTCAGGAAGTGGCTGAAGCTTTTGAAAGAGCGCACGAACTGGGTATGGCTACTATTCTTTGGTGTTACACAAGGAATTCGGCATTTAAGGTAGACGGGACCGACTATCATGCCTCCGCGGACCTGACCGGCCAGGCTAATCATCTGGGTGTTACCATTCAGGCAGATATTATCAAGCAAAAGCAAGCTGTTAACAATGGGGGATATAAAGCTCTTAATATGGGTGACTCATCCTATGGAAAGCTCGATGAGCGTATTTACACGGAGCTGGCTACGGATCACCCAATTGATCTGACCCGTTACCAGGTAGCTAATTGCTATATGGGACGTGCCGGTTTGATCAACTCAGGCGGCGGATCCGGTGACAATGATTTTGCTCAGGCAGTGAGAACAGCTGTTATCAATAAGCGAGCCGGCGGTATGGGCTTAATCAGCGGCCGCAAAGCATTTCAGCGTCCTATGAAAGAAGGGGTTAAACTCCTGAACTTTATACAGGATGTTTATCTCGATGACAAAATCAATGTAGCTTAA
- the dusB gene encoding tRNA dihydrouridine synthase DusB yields MNIGSIDLGDKPLLLAPMEDVTDSPFRTICRRKGANVVYTEFISSEAIIRDTDAAIHKMDFSDEERPFGVQIFGGREEAMEGAAKVAENNNPDIVDINFGCPVYKIVKKGAGSACLKDLDMMERMAGTVVDAVETKPVTVKTRLGWDDRTIRIQEAALMLQSIGVKALTVHARTRCQKYKGEARWEWLKKLKETPGLEIPIIGNGDVTSPEDAKRMFDETGVDGVMIGRGAIGNPWIFEHSHHYIETGELLPEPTVEERLELCAEQLRRSVKHHGERYGVIIMKKHYGQYLKGVHNSRHLRGKIMKESEMQPILELLLNFKEQELFAVAT; encoded by the coding sequence ATGAACATTGGCTCAATAGATCTCGGTGACAAACCTTTGCTTCTGGCACCCATGGAGGATGTCACGGACTCCCCTTTTCGCACAATTTGCCGGAGAAAAGGTGCGAATGTGGTATATACCGAATTCATAAGTTCCGAGGCTATCATCAGAGATACAGATGCTGCCATCCACAAGATGGATTTCAGTGATGAGGAGCGACCCTTCGGTGTACAGATTTTTGGCGGAAGAGAAGAGGCTATGGAGGGAGCAGCCAAAGTAGCAGAAAATAACAATCCGGATATAGTCGATATCAATTTTGGCTGTCCTGTCTACAAAATCGTAAAAAAAGGTGCCGGTTCTGCCTGCCTGAAAGATCTCGACATGATGGAGCGCATGGCCGGAACGGTAGTGGATGCAGTAGAAACTAAACCGGTTACGGTGAAAACCCGATTAGGCTGGGATGACAGAACTATTCGCATACAGGAGGCTGCGCTCATGCTTCAGAGTATCGGTGTTAAAGCACTGACGGTTCACGCCAGAACTCGCTGCCAGAAGTATAAGGGAGAAGCGCGCTGGGAATGGCTAAAGAAATTAAAAGAGACACCCGGGCTTGAAATTCCCATAATCGGTAATGGAGACGTAACCTCCCCCGAAGACGCCAAGCGCATGTTTGATGAGACCGGAGTGGATGGAGTAATGATTGGCCGGGGCGCCATTGGGAATCCATGGATTTTTGAGCATTCCCATCATTACATCGAGACAGGTGAATTACTGCCCGAGCCCACAGTTGAGGAACGTTTGGAGCTTTGTGCCGAGCAGCTGCGTAGATCCGTCAAGCATCACGGTGAACGATACGGCGTGATTATCATGAAAAAACATTACGGGCAGTACCTGAAAGGCGTTCACAACAGCCGTCACCTGCGCGGGAAAATAATGAAGGAGAGTGAAATGCAGCCTATTCTTGAACTGCTGCTTAATTTCAAAGAACAGGAGCTGTTTGCTGTAGCTACCTGA
- a CDS encoding patatin-like phospholipase family protein, translating to MQTDKTTAVVLSGGGAKGAFQAGALQVLREQGYRFDIVSGVSVGTLNGAMLATDQMSTLIEIWENLSPDQVLREQSLFSIARKYLTYKIGIGKPPLSKFSNAPLQQLLRKYLLNKKVAIPFHFGFVKLETGEYIQAVVRHDNDHRIDDADLNRILASTAIPVIFNPVIQDDSIWVDGGLRNISPIKEVLPFNPDQVVIIPTEPIDEAPDAVEVRDIIQIAFQAITIMLDEIFEEDIDRFLSINSLVEQAEEAGLILKKSNGSPYKYIDPIIIAPQESLGSAVDFENNRLRALLELGRERASKVLSEIAK from the coding sequence ATGCAAACCGATAAAACAACAGCGGTAGTATTATCCGGCGGCGGTGCCAAAGGAGCTTTCCAGGCCGGGGCCCTTCAGGTTTTGAGGGAACAAGGTTACCGGTTTGATATTGTAAGCGGGGTAAGTGTCGGTACCCTGAACGGCGCGATGCTCGCGACCGATCAGATGTCAACGTTGATTGAAATCTGGGAAAACCTGAGCCCTGATCAGGTTTTAAGAGAACAATCTCTATTCAGCATCGCAAGAAAATATCTCACCTATAAAATAGGCATTGGCAAGCCTCCGCTTTCAAAATTCAGTAATGCTCCCTTGCAACAACTCTTGAGGAAGTACTTGTTGAACAAAAAAGTGGCAATCCCCTTTCATTTCGGTTTTGTAAAGCTTGAAACAGGTGAATACATTCAGGCTGTGGTTCGACACGATAATGACCACCGCATCGATGACGCGGATCTCAACCGTATATTGGCCTCTACTGCCATTCCGGTTATATTTAATCCGGTTATTCAGGATGATTCCATATGGGTGGATGGCGGTCTTCGCAACATATCACCCATTAAAGAAGTACTCCCGTTTAATCCAGACCAAGTTGTTATCATCCCTACCGAACCGATTGATGAGGCTCCAGATGCTGTGGAGGTACGCGATATTATCCAAATCGCCTTCCAGGCTATTACTATTATGCTGGATGAAATTTTTGAAGAGGATATCGACCGGTTTCTGAGTATAAATAGTCTGGTTGAACAGGCAGAAGAGGCAGGATTAATCCTGAAAAAGTCGAACGGGAGTCCCTACAAGTACATCGACCCAATTATCATTGCACCTCAAGAAAGTCTGGGTAGTGCTGTTGATTTTGAGAATAATCGCCTTAGAGCACTATTGGAACTGGGAAGAGAGCGGGCTTCGAAAGTATTATCCGAAATAGCGAAGTAA
- the serS gene encoding serine--tRNA ligase: MLDINFIRENTEKVKQGMIDKGESNTEAVDEVLKADEQWRSLVQEVDELRSESNTKAKEIGQLMGQGKKEEAQEIIKHTSLLKEKIKKLEDDLQNYKSRRDDLLLRIPNTPHESVPVGKGEADNEIFKTWGETVEDDWRKAHWDLADEKGWIDFGRGSKVTGAGFPFYLGPVARLQRALINYFINNACDNGFKEIQAPYFVNEDSARGTGQIPDKEDMMYVIERDELFAIPTAEVPVTNFHRDEIIEKENLPLLYVAYTPCWRREAGSYGKDVRGLNRLHQFDKVELVKIVHPDTAYDELESLRAYAESLLEALQLPYRTLLMCTGDMGFTQTKKYDLEVWSPGQKRWLEVSSCSNFAGYQARRMQLRYRNDQGNTETLHTLNGSGLALPRVVAAILETYQQEDGRIKVPDVLQPYTGTEYLD; this comes from the coding sequence ATGTTAGATATAAATTTTATTCGCGAGAATACCGAGAAAGTTAAACAAGGTATGATCGATAAGGGAGAGTCGAACACCGAAGCGGTCGATGAAGTATTAAAAGCAGATGAACAGTGGCGTTCTCTTGTCCAAGAGGTTGATGAACTGCGCAGTGAAAGCAATACCAAGGCCAAGGAAATTGGTCAGCTTATGGGGCAGGGCAAGAAAGAAGAGGCTCAGGAGATTATCAAGCACACCAGCCTGCTCAAAGAAAAGATCAAAAAGCTTGAAGATGATCTTCAAAATTACAAAAGCCGGCGTGACGATCTTTTGCTCAGAATTCCGAATACCCCGCATGAATCGGTGCCTGTTGGTAAAGGCGAGGCGGATAATGAAATATTTAAGACATGGGGTGAAACAGTTGAAGATGACTGGCGCAAAGCGCACTGGGACTTGGCGGATGAAAAAGGTTGGATTGACTTCGGTCGCGGGTCGAAGGTCACCGGCGCAGGATTTCCCTTTTACTTGGGACCTGTAGCCAGGCTGCAGCGTGCACTTATTAATTACTTCATCAATAATGCTTGTGATAATGGATTTAAGGAGATACAGGCGCCCTATTTTGTAAATGAAGACTCGGCGAGAGGTACGGGGCAAATTCCTGATAAGGAAGACATGATGTATGTGATTGAACGCGATGAGCTGTTTGCTATCCCCACTGCCGAGGTACCGGTAACAAATTTTCACAGGGATGAAATAATTGAGAAGGAAAACCTGCCCCTATTATATGTGGCTTACACTCCTTGCTGGCGTAGGGAAGCCGGTTCTTATGGAAAAGATGTTAGGGGTTTGAACCGCCTGCACCAGTTTGATAAAGTAGAGCTGGTAAAAATTGTGCACCCGGATACTGCTTATGATGAGCTGGAAAGCCTGAGAGCCTATGCGGAATCACTGCTGGAAGCTCTTCAGCTGCCTTACCGAACACTATTGATGTGCACCGGCGATATGGGATTCACACAGACAAAAAAATACGACCTGGAAGTTTGGAGTCCCGGTCAGAAGCGTTGGCTGGAGGTAAGCTCCTGCTCAAATTTTGCGGGGTACCAGGCACGAAGAATGCAGCTGCGTTACCGCAACGATCAAGGAAATACGGAAACATTGCATACATTGAATGGATCCGGACTGGCACTGCCGCGTGTGGTGGCAGCAATTCTGGAGACCTACCAGCAGGAAGACGGAAGAATTAAAGTGCCGGACGTTTTGCAGCCCTATACAGGTACCGAATACCTCGACTAA
- a CDS encoding Lrp/AsnC family transcriptional regulator, which translates to MAHSLDEIDIKILKHLQKDGRSQRNKLAEIVHLSVPSVSERMRKLEEKDLIKGYYAVLDSKRFNFDITAFVFVEVDGSDNYKKFVDNIKNEPEVLECHSITGDGSHVLKIRTENTESLEKLLSRIQSFDGVHKTRSNVVLSSFKETQELPIEKTIDPK; encoded by the coding sequence ATGGCTCACAGTTTAGATGAAATTGACATAAAAATACTCAAGCATCTTCAAAAGGATGGGCGTTCACAGCGCAACAAACTGGCTGAAATTGTACACCTTTCGGTACCTTCTGTGTCAGAAAGAATGCGCAAGCTGGAAGAGAAAGATCTCATTAAAGGTTATTATGCAGTGCTCGACTCGAAGCGCTTCAATTTCGATATAACCGCTTTTGTATTTGTTGAGGTAGATGGTTCTGACAACTATAAAAAGTTTGTTGATAATATTAAGAATGAACCGGAAGTATTGGAATGTCACTCAATTACCGGAGATGGCTCTCATGTCCTCAAAATACGAACTGAGAACACCGAATCGCTCGAGAAGCTGCTTTCCAGGATTCAGTCATTTGATGGTGTACATAAGACACGATCGAATGTCGTGCTAAGCAGTTTTAAGGAAACCCAGGAATTACCGATTGAAAAAACCATAGACCCCAAATAA
- the rpoN gene encoding RNA polymerase factor sigma-54, with the protein MSQKQSQQQRLSPQQIQYIKLLQLPTLALEQRVEEELEMNPVLEEAEPEDQVDQQEELNPGEEWEDKNKEDVDPVDQNEDIDWDEFMHNTEYDGNDYSSSYSGSSGNEDWRDLPDPYHESLLEELEQQVGLLDLDEEEEMIADQILGSLDEDGYFRRETEAVVDNIAFNKGVLISEEDVERVRKQIQQLDPPGIASKDLKDCLIVQLEMMDEGVTGRDTALEMLKKHWKSFEKKHFGKLKKKLDVDDEGLQDAFECIKGLDPKPGGSGNVVDDTKNYIEPDFEVRYEPGETVNGEDAGEGDFIIKLNDRNVPPLRISPRYKKMWDDLKKKKNSNPEAKETKDFIKNKIDSAQWFIDSIRQRQNTLMNTMKTIVALQEDFFKHGEGLKPMILKDIAERVNLDISTISRVVNGKYVQTSFGVFELKYFFSEGIETESGEEVSSTEVKNIVQEIVDNEDKQNPLSDQAIADKLKDKGYKVARRTVSKYREQLNIPVARLRKQIM; encoded by the coding sequence ATGAGTCAAAAACAGTCGCAACAACAGCGGCTGTCTCCCCAGCAGATACAGTATATCAAATTGTTGCAGTTACCGACGCTTGCTCTGGAGCAAAGAGTGGAAGAAGAGCTGGAAATGAATCCGGTGCTCGAAGAGGCGGAACCCGAAGATCAGGTTGATCAACAGGAAGAGTTAAATCCGGGAGAAGAGTGGGAAGATAAAAATAAGGAAGACGTAGATCCTGTTGATCAAAATGAAGATATCGACTGGGATGAATTTATGCATAATACCGAATATGACGGTAATGATTACAGCAGTTCTTATTCGGGTTCTTCTGGGAATGAGGACTGGCGCGATTTGCCGGATCCCTACCATGAATCACTACTTGAAGAGCTGGAGCAGCAAGTCGGATTATTGGACCTCGATGAAGAAGAGGAGATGATTGCCGATCAGATATTGGGGTCGCTGGATGAAGACGGGTATTTCAGAAGAGAAACGGAAGCAGTAGTTGACAATATAGCATTCAACAAAGGAGTGCTGATATCAGAAGAGGATGTAGAACGAGTTCGCAAACAGATACAGCAGCTGGACCCTCCCGGCATTGCTTCCAAGGATCTCAAAGACTGCCTCATAGTACAGCTTGAAATGATGGATGAGGGCGTTACCGGGCGAGATACCGCATTGGAAATGCTCAAAAAGCACTGGAAATCCTTTGAGAAGAAGCACTTTGGCAAGCTGAAGAAAAAACTGGATGTAGATGATGAAGGACTCCAGGACGCTTTTGAATGTATAAAAGGGCTGGACCCGAAACCCGGAGGCAGCGGCAATGTGGTTGATGACACTAAAAACTATATCGAACCTGATTTTGAGGTCCGTTATGAACCGGGAGAAACTGTAAATGGGGAGGATGCAGGGGAAGGCGATTTTATCATCAAACTGAATGACCGTAACGTACCGCCATTGCGAATTTCACCACGCTATAAAAAGATGTGGGATGACCTGAAGAAGAAAAAGAATTCGAATCCGGAAGCGAAGGAAACGAAGGATTTTATAAAGAATAAAATTGATTCGGCGCAGTGGTTTATCGATTCCATCCGGCAGCGGCAAAATACCCTGATGAATACGATGAAGACGATTGTGGCCCTCCAGGAGGATTTCTTTAAGCATGGGGAAGGTCTCAAACCGATGATTCTCAAAGATATAGCTGAACGGGTTAATTTGGATATCTCCACCATATCGAGGGTGGTAAACGGTAAATATGTTCAAACCAGCTTCGGTGTATTCGAGCTTAAGTATTTTTTCAGTGAGGGGATTGAAACCGAGAGCGGTGAAGAAGTATCAAGTACAGAAGTAAAAAATATTGTTCAGGAGATTGTCGATAACGAAGATAAGCAGAATCCACTCAGCGACCAGGCAATTGCCGATAAGCTAAAAGACAAAGGCTATAAAGTTGCCCGACGTACGGTTAGTAAATATAGGGAACAGCTCAATATCCCGGTAGCACGCCTTAGAAAGCAAATTATGTAG
- a CDS encoding DUF3109 family protein produces MFKVKNTILSEDIATTQFSCDISRCKGACCVVGNAGAPVSKDEIPVLKKAYKLLKDDLRPRAREVVEEEGLVKGNNNQGYELACTDDKECVFVEYIDDDVAICAIQKAFFEGRLNWEKPLSCHLFPVRLKRVVDFDYANFEYVPELCSSGCESGKEKGTYLSEFLEKPLVRRYGQEWYKEFAKACEEIRSREEARVGTC; encoded by the coding sequence ATGTTCAAAGTGAAAAATACCATACTGTCAGAAGATATTGCCACAACGCAGTTTTCCTGTGATATCAGCCGCTGTAAAGGGGCATGCTGTGTTGTGGGGAATGCCGGTGCTCCCGTAAGCAAGGATGAAATTCCGGTGTTAAAAAAGGCCTATAAGTTATTGAAAGATGATCTGCGACCAAGAGCCCGCGAGGTTGTTGAAGAAGAAGGCTTGGTAAAAGGAAATAATAATCAGGGCTATGAACTCGCCTGCACCGATGATAAAGAGTGTGTGTTTGTGGAATATATAGATGATGATGTGGCCATATGTGCCATCCAAAAAGCCTTCTTCGAGGGACGACTGAATTGGGAAAAACCGTTGAGCTGTCACCTCTTTCCTGTTCGTCTAAAAAGAGTAGTCGATTTCGACTATGCAAATTTTGAGTATGTACCTGAATTATGCTCTTCCGGGTGTGAAAGCGGCAAGGAAAAAGGAACCTATCTATCAGAGTTTTTAGAAAAACCCCTTGTTCGCAGGTACGGGCAAGAGTGGTATAAAGAGTTTGCCAAAGCCTGTGAGGAAATCCGAAGCAGAGAGGAAGCGAGGGTAGGCACATGCTAA
- a CDS encoding MBL fold metallo-hydrolase: MKLLNFVLPIVLLMVFQTTAEAQRPKPDQISAENGAITIQPIHHGTLALSWNGTSIYLDPTGGKEAFSGLDKPNLILITDIHGDHMNIETLEALDTESATVVAPQAVKERLPAPLSNKVTVLSNGENIDLMGMGIRAIPMYNLPKDEDSRHPKGRGNGYILTMGGKNVYISGDTEDIEEMRSLTDIDVAFVCMNLPYTMDINQAASAVLDFKPSIVYPFHYRGQDTEVFKDLVNSENEDIEVRLRNWYSE, from the coding sequence ATGAAATTACTGAATTTTGTCCTGCCGATAGTTCTACTGATGGTGTTTCAAACAACTGCAGAGGCACAAAGGCCGAAGCCCGATCAAATTTCTGCCGAAAACGGAGCTATTACTATTCAACCCATACATCACGGCACCCTGGCACTCAGCTGGAACGGCACTTCCATTTATTTGGATCCCACAGGTGGCAAGGAAGCATTTTCAGGATTAGACAAACCCAACCTGATTTTGATTACGGACATTCATGGCGACCACATGAATATAGAAACACTGGAAGCACTGGATACCGAAAGTGCTACCGTAGTTGCACCTCAAGCTGTCAAGGAGCGCTTACCGGCACCCCTTTCTAATAAAGTTACTGTTCTTTCAAACGGTGAGAATATCGATTTAATGGGTATGGGAATAAGAGCGATCCCAATGTACAACTTACCCAAGGACGAGGACTCACGGCATCCTAAAGGCAGAGGTAATGGTTATATCCTAACGATGGGCGGAAAAAACGTCTATATCTCTGGCGATACAGAGGATATTGAAGAAATGCGGTCACTAACCGATATCGATGTAGCATTTGTCTGCATGAACCTTCCCTATACTATGGATATCAATCAGGCAGCCAGCGCGGTATTGGATTTCAAGCCTTCCATTGTTTATCCCTTTCACTACAGAGGGCAGGATACGGAAGTCTTCAAAGATCTGGTAAATAGTGAAAATGAAGACATTGAAGTACGGTTGAGAAATTGGTATTCAGAGTAA
- a CDS encoding aryl-sulfate sulfotransferase, with the protein MSLTILAAGCKDNSSGPEGPNPGIISEEVTVNPSGYAPLTAQIDLETESEVTISVKVTGINGPESDISYTLNQSGNVFEIPVLGLYPDIENTVELSFTGSSGTSLGSRTYNIRTGSLLADLPSIEINVADRSQMIEGLNFVSYFGHITDGSPTPQRPFMFDSFGDIRWYLNFSSHPSLSGLFYDDGMERLQNGNLYFGDGNTNMIYEINMLGEVLNTWEMPGYGFHHEVKEKPNGNFIVTVNKFGLNTVEDHIIEIDRNSGQIVNEWDLRESLDQNRTAWDTNLADISVDWFHANALYYDETDNTIVVSGRTQGVVKLTENNEVVWIIAPHKEWGTSGNGTDLTQFLLDPLDANGDLITDQSILSGDANHPDFEWSWYQHAPLRMPNGNVMLFDNGDNRNYGAGSIYSRAVEYEIDENAMTIQQTWAYGKNRGNETYSRIVSDVDYNPEANHAFFIPGAVNSGKRYGKTIELDYDQQQVIFEATITPPVAAFGLITLHRTERMRIYPN; encoded by the coding sequence ATGTCATTAACTATCCTTGCTGCCGGCTGTAAGGATAACAGCTCAGGTCCCGAAGGACCCAATCCCGGTATTATAAGTGAAGAGGTGACAGTAAATCCTTCAGGATACGCACCCCTCACTGCACAGATTGATCTTGAAACTGAAAGTGAAGTCACTATTAGCGTAAAAGTAACTGGGATAAACGGACCGGAATCAGATATCAGCTACACTCTTAACCAGTCGGGAAACGTTTTTGAGATTCCGGTTCTTGGCTTGTACCCGGATATTGAAAATACCGTTGAACTGAGCTTTACCGGGAGCAGCGGTACTAGCCTGGGCAGCAGAACCTACAACATTCGAACCGGATCACTTCTGGCGGATCTTCCTTCTATTGAAATCAACGTGGCCGATCGCTCACAAATGATCGAAGGGCTCAATTTTGTCAGTTATTTCGGCCATATAACTGATGGGAGTCCGACTCCACAGAGACCATTTATGTTCGACTCCTTTGGCGATATTCGCTGGTACCTGAATTTCAGTTCACATCCCTCACTATCCGGTCTGTTTTACGACGATGGAATGGAACGGCTACAGAACGGAAACCTCTACTTCGGAGACGGTAACACCAATATGATCTATGAAATCAACATGCTGGGAGAAGTTCTTAATACCTGGGAAATGCCGGGTTACGGTTTCCATCATGAGGTTAAGGAGAAACCAAATGGCAACTTTATCGTGACCGTAAACAAGTTTGGCCTCAATACGGTTGAGGATCATATCATCGAAATTGATCGAAATTCAGGTCAGATCGTGAATGAGTGGGATTTGAGGGAGTCTCTGGATCAGAACCGTACTGCCTGGGACACCAATCTGGCTGATATTTCCGTAGACTGGTTCCATGCCAATGCGCTCTATTATGATGAGACGGACAACACCATCGTCGTTTCGGGCAGAACGCAGGGAGTCGTAAAACTGACCGAAAATAACGAAGTAGTATGGATTATAGCTCCGCATAAAGAATGGGGTACCTCGGGCAATGGTACAGATCTCACACAGTTCCTGCTGGATCCCTTGGATGCAAACGGTGACCTGATAACTGATCAAAGTATACTCTCGGGAGATGCCAACCACCCGGACTTTGAATGGTCATGGTACCAGCATGCTCCCCTAAGAATGCCCAATGGCAATGTTATGCTATTTGACAACGGTGATAATCGAAATTACGGAGCCGGTTCAATTTATAGCCGTGCTGTCGAGTATGAAATTGATGAGAATGCTATGACCATTCAGCAAACCTGGGCCTATGGTAAGAATCGCGGCAACGAAACCTATTCCAGGATCGTGTCGGATGTAGATTATAATCCCGAAGCTAATCATGCCTTCTTCATTCCCGGTGCAGTAAATTCCGGAAAAAGGTACGGTAAAACCATTGAGCTGGATTATGACCAGCAACAGGTCATTTTTGAAGCTACCATAACACCACCGGTGGCCGCTTTTGGATTGATAACCCTGCACAGAACAGAGAGAATGCGTATTTATCCGAATTAG